The genomic interval GCGCCGGGCGCTGGAGCGCTCGGACAAGGTGGCCGTCGCGAAGTTCGCCTGGCACAACCGCGAGCGGCTGGGACTGCTGCGGGTCAGGGAAGGGGCGATCGTGCTGCACTCGATGCGCTGGCCGGACGAGATCCGCAGCCCCGAGTCCCTGACCCCGCGAGAGGTGGAGCTGGACGACGACGAGATCGAGCGGGCCGTCCAGCTGACCGACTCCATGGCTCTGGACAGCATCGCCGGGTTCCGGGACACCTACCGGGACGCCCTGGAGGAGCTGCTCACGGCGAAGTCGGAGGGCAAGGAGCTTCCGGAGCCCGCCGAGGGCGAGGAGCAGGAGGAGGGCAAGGTCGTGGACCTGATGGCCGCGCTGAACGCGTCGGTCGAGGCGGCGAAGGAGAGCCGCGGGGAGGGTGAGGAAGGGGAGGGTGAGGAAGGGGAGGCCACGGTGCACGAGATGCGGCCCCGGAAGAAGACCGCATCGACGAAGACGGCCTCGTCCAAGAAGCCGACCGCCGGCCGGAAGGCGGCGGCGTCCGGGAAGGCCACCGGTCAGAAGGCGGGCGCCAAGAAGACGACCGCGGCGAAGAAGACGGCCGGCGCCAAACGCACGGCGAGGAAGCGGAGCGCCTCCTGACCGAGGACCGAGAGGGTTCCGTGGCGCGTCTGCCCCGCATCGCACCGATGCTCGCGACCCCCGGGCGGCTGCCCCCGCCCTCGGAGGACGCCTCGTACGCGTACGAGGTGAAACAGGACGGGCAGCGGTGCATGATCTACCTGCCCGGCGACGGGTCCGTACAGTTGCGCTCCCGGTCCGGCGCCGACATCACCCCCGCCTATCCCGAACTCGCGAGCCTGGGAGCGGCGCTGGGCTCCCGCCCCGCCGTGCTGGACGGGGAGATCGTCGCCCTGGACGACGAGGGGCGCGGCGACTTCCAGCGGCTGCAGCCCCGGATGGGGCTGGCCGGCTCCCGGGCCAGGGCGGCCCGCATGGCCGCGAAGGCGCCCGTGCACCTGATGCTTTTCGACGTCGTGTTCCTCGGCACGAGCCGGCTCACCCGCACCCCGTACTCCGAGCGCCGCGCCGTCCTGGACTCCCTGGGCCTGGGCGGGCCCGCGTGGTCGACCCCGGCGGCGGTCGTCGGGCACGGGCAGCGGGCGCTGGAGATGACACGGACCGCCGGCTTCGAAGGGATCGTCGCCAAGCGGCGCACCTCCCTCTACGAGCCGGGTGTCCGCTCCCGGGCATGGGTCAAGATCCGGCACGTGCGGACCGAGGACATCGTCGTCGGCGGCTGGCTGCCCGGCCACGGCCGCCTCACCTCCCTGCCCGGCGCCCTCCTCATGGGCCGACCGGACCCCGGCGGAGGACTCCGCTACGTCGGCGGGGTCGGCACCGGCTGGAGCGACGCCGAACGCACCGCCCTCGCAACCCTCCTCCACGCCGCGGCGACCGAAACCTGCCCGTTCACCGAGCGGCCGGCGGTGACCGGAGCCCGGTGGGTGGAGCCCCGGCTGGTCGGAGAGGTCCGCTACGCGACCCGCACCAGGGCCGGGCGGCTGCGCCAGCCCTCCTGGCACCGCCTGCGCCCCGACCTCACACCCGATGACCTCCGCTGAGTCGCGCAGGAGCGTTCTTCCGCCGTCGAGTAAGCGCCGTACGGCCTCGGGCTTCCCCTCCGTGGTGATCAGCGACCACTACCGCCTGCGGAGCGAGCCCGGACGGTGCGTCGAGGCGGCCCAGCAGTTCGTCGACGCGGGCTTCGACAGACTGGTCGTGCAGAACGCCGGTCCGACCTCGACGGCTTCCATCGACTTCTACCGGAGTGAACTCGACGGGCGCCTCACACAGCTCAAGCCGAACAGCACGCGGGCCTGAAGGAGCACCTTGCTACGCTCGTCCCATGCTGAGACTCGGAATGCCTGTCGTCGGTGTCACCGACATCCCCCGAGCGGTTGCCTTCTGGAGCGCGGCGTTGAACCTGGTCGCCAGTCAGGAGTGGGCGACCGAGACGTGGCGAACGCTCGACCACGCCGACGGCTCCGGCCGGGCACTCGGCCTGTTGCGCAGCGACTCCCCGGCCGAGCCCCGCCCCCGTATCCATCTGGACCTGTTCACGGATTCGGCCGAGGAGCAGCGGAGTGAGGTCCGGCGACTGCTCGGTCTCGGCGCGCAGAGCGTCGACTGGGACCTCTACCCGGCCGATCCGGACTTCGTTGTTCTGGCCGACCCGGACGGCAACATCTTCTGTGTCGTGGACCTGAGCCACGCTCCCAGCGGCGCGAGCTGAACGGCGCGACGACCCGACCTCCGGATCCGCGGGACGACCTGACCGGCCGGGCCGCGGGTCCCGCCTACCCGTACTGACGGCAGGCGTCACGCGCGCTTCCGCGGCCGTCGTTCGGTCCCGGCGAGGGCGCGGTCGAGTGCGGCCACGCCCAGGCCGGCC from Streptomyces sp. CA-278952 carries:
- the ligD gene encoding non-homologous end-joining DNA ligase, whose translation is MARLPRIAPMLATPGRLPPPSEDASYAYEVKQDGQRCMIYLPGDGSVQLRSRSGADITPAYPELASLGAALGSRPAVLDGEIVALDDEGRGDFQRLQPRMGLAGSRARAARMAAKAPVHLMLFDVVFLGTSRLTRTPYSERRAVLDSLGLGGPAWSTPAAVVGHGQRALEMTRTAGFEGIVAKRRTSLYEPGVRSRAWVKIRHVRTEDIVVGGWLPGHGRLTSLPGALLMGRPDPGGGLRYVGGVGTGWSDAERTALATLLHAAATETCPFTERPAVTGARWVEPRLVGEVRYATRTRAGRLRQPSWHRLRPDLTPDDLR
- a CDS encoding VOC family protein; this encodes MLRLGMPVVGVTDIPRAVAFWSAALNLVASQEWATETWRTLDHADGSGRALGLLRSDSPAEPRPRIHLDLFTDSAEEQRSEVRRLLGLGAQSVDWDLYPADPDFVVLADPDGNIFCVVDLSHAPSGAS
- the ku gene encoding non-homologous end joining protein Ku codes for the protein MPRPLWTGAISFGLVTIPVKVVSATQDHSIHFRQVHLEDLGRVRTRKVCELDGEALSQDEIGKGYELSKEQTVPITDEELDRIPLPTAKAIEIVAFVDADSVDPIRISDSYYLAIDGKVAEKPYTLLRRALERSDKVAVAKFAWHNRERLGLLRVREGAIVLHSMRWPDEIRSPESLTPREVELDDDEIERAVQLTDSMALDSIAGFRDTYRDALEELLTAKSEGKELPEPAEGEEQEEGKVVDLMAALNASVEAAKESRGEGEEGEGEEGEATVHEMRPRKKTASTKTASSKKPTAGRKAAASGKATGQKAGAKKTTAAKKTAGAKRTARKRSAS